One bacterium genomic region harbors:
- a CDS encoding nucleoside hydrolase: MQKVIIDTDPGIDDFLAIAVAQEAKAIDLLALTTVFGNVRIEQTTQNACYIAGLFDHSFKVIQGAQSPLDKSISGKRDSSMFHAKDGLGNIIHNKKINLDHIVPSLTAAQYIVNKANELKGELNLISLGALTNIAMALELDPDLPKKIKQVVCMGGAVLTQGNATPAAEFNFWSDPLAADKVISAGFNLHLVGLDVTQKIVLDDVFFDEMKTIKKPFINDLYEACQFYSQSYKEKVKIAGCRCHDPSAVMYFLKPELFNCITGATRVLSEGIGAGQTILDQNSKHSSQKHAWTNIQPIIAAVEVKSELVKTNILQILNA, translated from the coding sequence ATGCAGAAAGTTATTATTGACACAGACCCAGGGATTGATGATTTTTTAGCCATTGCTGTTGCACAAGAAGCAAAAGCAATTGATCTTTTAGCCTTAACCACAGTCTTTGGTAATGTTAGAATTGAACAGACCACACAAAATGCTTGTTACATTGCGGGACTTTTTGATCATTCCTTTAAAGTCATTCAAGGTGCACAAAGCCCACTTGATAAAAGTATTTCTGGAAAACGTGATTCCAGTATGTTTCATGCCAAAGATGGCTTGGGCAATATTATCCATAATAAAAAAATCAATCTAGATCATATTGTACCGTCATTAACGGCTGCCCAATACATTGTTAATAAGGCCAATGAATTGAAAGGTGAATTAAATTTAATTAGCTTAGGTGCTTTAACCAATATTGCTATGGCTCTGGAGTTAGATCCAGACTTACCTAAAAAAATTAAACAAGTGGTGTGTATGGGAGGAGCGGTGCTTACGCAAGGCAATGCGACACCCGCGGCAGAGTTTAATTTTTGGAGTGACCCTTTAGCAGCAGATAAAGTTATATCTGCTGGCTTTAATTTGCACTTGGTCGGTTTGGATGTAACCCAAAAAATTGTATTGGACGATGTGTTTTTTGATGAAATGAAAACAATCAAAAAACCATTTATCAATGATTTGTATGAGGCTTGTCAGTTTTATTCCCAGTCATACAAAGAAAAGGTGAAAATTGCAGGTTGCAGGTGCCATGATCCATCAGCTGTGATGTACTTTTTAAAACCAGAACTGTTTAACTGTATCACAGGAGCAACAAGGGTTTTAAGTGAAGGTATAGGTGCAGGACAAACCATTCTTGACCAAAACTCTAAGCATAGTAGTCAAAAACATGCTTGGACCAATATTCAACCTATAATAGCAGCAGTAGAGGTCAAGTCAGAATTAGTAAAAACCAATATTTTACAGATATTAAACGCCTAA
- a CDS encoding FAD-binding oxidoreductase, with the protein MDWRPLKEKLNGELFWQGQTLQDYALDQSIFSMTPQAVAYPKHHQDLQTIIEFCQKNKINITPRGAGSGVAGQSIGDGMVVDCSRYMNQIFPINESHNYVWVEPGVTLKKLNQYLKSYSRKFAPDPGSSEYCTLGGMYACNAAGPLGLKYGSTKDHVLAFDLLSSDLRIINSQSQDSFFSNLVQQVQQFFLHNKIKLSSVKKNSSGYNFAALLEEPPAIEKFFAGTEGTLGFVTRLQLKTVSLPTEQNLKIFRFNTIEDAVATVSAILNDYKPDALELLDSWILKALSKQYNFFKAMIEHENNVFLCAQWETDPSLFSRKNKNLDTVYETSNDDDIKQFWTMRKQASPILHELNKDRKPLRCIEDTVVPLELLEQYIIELKKILKNYDCSGPIFGHIGMGHVHVNPWIKIEDNIDIYLNQLMQDVYALVDKYSGSISGEHGDGFLRAPYVSQYQQELMPLYKQIKQHFDPMNLFNPGKVFGPNRLSKENLRDLKSPWNNIQSHK; encoded by the coding sequence ATGGATTGGCGGCCACTCAAGGAAAAATTAAATGGTGAGTTGTTTTGGCAAGGGCAAACCTTACAAGACTATGCCTTGGATCAATCTATTTTTTCAATGACTCCTCAGGCGGTTGCTTACCCAAAACACCATCAAGATTTGCAGACAATCATTGAGTTTTGTCAAAAAAACAAGATCAATATAACTCCCAGAGGAGCAGGATCAGGTGTAGCAGGTCAATCAATAGGGGATGGGATGGTTGTTGATTGTAGCCGATATATGAATCAAATTTTTCCGATAAACGAAAGTCATAACTATGTTTGGGTAGAGCCTGGTGTTACCTTGAAAAAACTTAACCAATATTTAAAATCCTATTCCAGAAAATTTGCCCCCGACCCAGGATCATCGGAGTACTGTACGCTTGGCGGTATGTATGCTTGTAATGCTGCTGGGCCATTAGGACTTAAATATGGCAGTACCAAAGACCATGTGTTGGCGTTTGATTTATTAAGCAGCGATTTAAGAATAATTAACAGTCAATCTCAAGACAGTTTTTTTTCAAACCTTGTGCAACAGGTACAGCAATTTTTTTTACATAACAAAATAAAATTAAGTTCTGTCAAAAAAAACTCCAGTGGTTATAATTTTGCAGCCTTACTAGAAGAACCACCAGCAATAGAAAAATTTTTTGCCGGTACAGAAGGCACTTTGGGCTTTGTGACTCGCTTGCAACTTAAAACGGTTTCTTTGCCTACAGAGCAAAATTTAAAAATTTTTCGTTTTAATACTATTGAAGATGCTGTAGCAACCGTTAGCGCTATCCTTAATGACTATAAACCCGATGCCTTAGAGCTTTTGGATTCTTGGATTTTAAAGGCTTTATCAAAACAATACAATTTTTTTAAAGCAATGATTGAGCATGAAAACAATGTTTTTTTATGTGCGCAATGGGAAACAGATCCAAGTCTATTTAGTAGAAAAAATAAAAACTTGGATACGGTTTATGAAACAAGCAATGATGATGACATCAAGCAGTTTTGGACCATGCGTAAGCAAGCATCACCCATTTTGCATGAGCTTAACAAAGATAGAAAACCTTTACGGTGTATTGAAGATACCGTTGTTCCGCTAGAACTGCTTGAACAATATATCATTGAATTAAAAAAAATTTTAAAAAACTACGACTGTTCTGGTCCTATTTTTGGACATATTGGCATGGGTCACGTGCATGTTAATCCATGGATTAAAATAGAAGATAATATAGACATTTATTTAAATCAGCTCATGCAAGATGTTTATGCCTTAGTGGATAAATACAGTGGAAGTATATCAGGAGAACATGGAGATGGTTTCTTAAGAGCGCCCTACGTGAGTCAATATCAACAAGAGCTGATGCCTCTGTATAAACAAATAAAGCAACATTTTGACCCTATGAATCTATTTAATCCTGGCAAAGTTTTTGGACCCAACAGATTAAGCAAAGAAAACTTAAGAGACTTGAAATCTCCATGGAATAATATACAAAGCCATAAATAA
- a CDS encoding electron transfer flavoprotein-ubiquinone oxidoreductase, with the protein MTDTIQREVLEVDFLFVGAGPASLAAAIRLAQNIKTHNEKNGSSLEPMIAIIEKAAELGGHQASGAVFNPQPLAELFPDFLEQNCPVEAPVTKESVYFLKEKGSIKFPIIPPQMHNKGNYVASLSKLTRWLGEKATELGINIFNGFTGNEVLYENNRVVGVRTKDQGINAKGEQKPNFEPGVDIKAKCIVFGEGVRGYLTKQLIPKLNLQNKQNPQVYETAVKEVWQCKPGTVKPGSVIHTLGYPLDRKTVGGTFIYGFKNDVLTIGLVVGLDYQNSHIEPYQELQRLKAHPLIAKMIDGGKQLSYGAKAITAGGYYSMPQLYFDGGLLVGECGGLLDIAKLKGIHHGMRSGILAADQIFSLYKDEKDFTADHLAPYQEAYLKSKEGKDLYKARNFHQALAKGLPEAFLHIGVQQITGGRGLIDPMPSHIDRESYLPIAKSPAIDYSKKEHHVDKLTSIFNSGTVHEEDQPSHLIIGDTSICYDHCDDEYAAPCNRFCPANVYDLQKDGDNKKMVLNFTNCVHCQTCDINCPKDNITWTPPESGGGPRYENM; encoded by the coding sequence ATGACAGATACAATACAGAGAGAAGTTTTAGAGGTTGATTTTTTATTTGTTGGTGCTGGCCCTGCCAGTCTTGCCGCGGCTATTCGCTTGGCGCAAAATATAAAAACTCATAATGAAAAAAATGGAAGCTCTCTTGAACCAATGATAGCCATCATTGAAAAAGCCGCTGAATTGGGTGGACATCAAGCTTCTGGTGCAGTATTTAACCCACAACCTTTAGCAGAGTTATTTCCTGATTTTCTTGAACAAAACTGTCCTGTTGAAGCTCCTGTTACTAAGGAGAGTGTTTACTTTCTTAAAGAGAAAGGCTCTATCAAATTTCCTATTATCCCCCCACAGATGCACAACAAAGGCAACTATGTTGCTTCCTTATCAAAATTAACCCGTTGGTTGGGTGAAAAAGCCACTGAACTGGGCATTAATATATTTAATGGCTTTACCGGTAATGAAGTTTTATATGAGAACAACAGAGTTGTAGGCGTTAGAACCAAAGACCAAGGCATCAATGCCAAAGGTGAACAAAAACCTAACTTTGAACCTGGTGTGGACATTAAAGCCAAATGTATTGTTTTTGGTGAAGGGGTTAGAGGCTATTTAACCAAACAATTGATTCCAAAATTAAACTTACAAAACAAGCAAAATCCACAAGTTTATGAAACTGCAGTTAAAGAAGTATGGCAGTGTAAACCAGGAACCGTCAAACCCGGTAGCGTGATTCATACTCTGGGCTATCCCTTGGATAGAAAAACGGTTGGGGGTACCTTCATTTATGGTTTTAAAAATGATGTTTTAACAATTGGTTTGGTTGTAGGTTTGGATTATCAAAACTCTCATATTGAACCCTACCAAGAGTTGCAACGCTTAAAAGCTCACCCTTTGATTGCAAAAATGATTGATGGTGGCAAACAATTATCTTACGGCGCCAAAGCCATTACTGCTGGTGGCTATTACTCCATGCCGCAACTCTATTTTGATGGTGGCTTACTTGTTGGCGAGTGTGGAGGTTTATTAGATATTGCCAAGCTTAAAGGCATTCATCACGGCATGCGTTCTGGAATATTGGCTGCGGATCAAATTTTCTCTTTGTACAAAGATGAGAAAGACTTTACAGCTGATCACTTAGCACCTTATCAAGAAGCTTATTTAAAAAGCAAAGAAGGTAAGGATTTGTATAAAGCCCGAAATTTCCACCAAGCTCTGGCAAAAGGTTTACCCGAAGCATTTTTACATATAGGTGTGCAACAAATCACGGGTGGTCGAGGCCTTATTGACCCTATGCCGTCTCATATTGATAGAGAATCATATTTGCCCATTGCCAAATCCCCTGCCATTGATTATTCCAAAAAAGAGCATCATGTTGATAAACTCACATCTATTTTTAATTCTGGAACCGTTCATGAAGAGGATCAACCTTCGCATTTAATCATTGGAGATACGTCTATCTGCTATGATCATTGTGATGATGAGTATGCAGCGCCTTGTAATCGTTTTTGTCCAGCCAACGTCTATGATTTACAAAAAGACGGCGACAATAAAAAAATGGTTTTAAACTTTACCAACTGCGTGCACTGCCAGACCTGTGACATCAACTGTCCAAAAGATAACATCACCTGGACCCCTCCCGAATCTGGCGGTGGCCCACGCTATGAAAACATGTAA
- a CDS encoding TonB-dependent receptor plug domain-containing protein has product MQTQLIFTQEITEPNIKVDSQLDLTNTVKNDNTVQKLLSGDEKKANSNDDVTNENVTVKDLSCSATFILKEKGTRKPLVKSNMYLLPEGRKEVSDEKGQVFFEAIVCGSRSWVVNISGYKRLDINKNISQGKKTTTTLYIEPVQDKVYRMVVTTDANKRDGSKRTIDQDKFIKAIGSRGDPIVALENEPGFSGFSDQGGIILQGADPEDTRFYVNGHEIPLIFHSLGFSSVFVPESIQSVDLLTAGFGSEYGRTVGGNINLTTRDPKLDRLHGMAYVDLLNAGALVQGPLDKDKKHSFWLGGRVSYIGPVFNLVTGDDDNVQFNTVPQFFDLQANYQWKINEQWTFDVLGFGAQDVLRLRIKDNEDPSLRGDISFKTAFYRFIPRIRYSYGEKNSVSLSTAHGLDFINQELDDFFFDATNYAPTIRGEWQHHWHDQFNTVLGLDTKFTHFKADLSVPSGTFQNSESDAVPEALRDVITKTIDEKFWDLGAYTRFNLSTENQTWLFSPNVRFDYSELTDEFHISPRLEIRKKLNPIWTLRAASGFYYQTPQAPEVEASFGNPDLKDVKSIHYALGVLFDTRIDKTTGLFGDMTLFYRDISNVVVDTDELIDRNGVLEPLRYTNGGDGYAAGAQWALNYKHKKFESALSYTLLWSERKEEGEEFRPTNGDQRHNFNMRTRVYLNNWELSARLRYVSGARHTPIVDAYYDLDNDIYIPIEGIENSERVPDTFQLDLRADRKWRFDQWIMSLYIDILNVTNRKNGFDYDYSFDYSSREVAAGIPVLPTFGIKGEF; this is encoded by the coding sequence ATGCAAACGCAGCTTATTTTTACGCAAGAAATTACTGAGCCAAATATTAAAGTTGATTCACAGCTTGATCTGACAAACACTGTAAAAAACGACAATACTGTGCAAAAACTTTTATCGGGCGATGAAAAAAAAGCCAATAGCAATGATGATGTTACAAACGAAAATGTTACAGTTAAAGATTTGTCCTGCTCAGCTACATTTATATTGAAAGAAAAGGGAACTAGAAAACCACTTGTTAAGTCGAATATGTACCTTCTTCCAGAAGGACGCAAAGAAGTTTCTGATGAAAAAGGTCAAGTATTTTTTGAGGCAATTGTATGTGGCAGCCGGTCGTGGGTTGTTAACATTTCAGGATATAAAAGACTCGATATTAATAAAAACATTTCTCAAGGGAAAAAAACCACAACTACATTGTATATAGAGCCTGTCCAAGACAAGGTATATAGAATGGTTGTGACGACAGATGCCAATAAAAGAGATGGCTCAAAAAGAACCATAGATCAGGACAAGTTTATTAAGGCCATTGGTTCAAGAGGTGACCCAATTGTTGCTTTAGAAAATGAACCCGGCTTTAGTGGTTTCTCAGACCAGGGTGGTATTATTTTACAAGGTGCAGACCCTGAGGATACACGGTTTTATGTCAATGGCCATGAAATTCCATTGATATTTCACAGTTTGGGTTTTTCTTCTGTTTTTGTTCCTGAGTCAATTCAGTCCGTTGATTTATTAACTGCCGGTTTTGGTAGTGAATATGGGCGGACCGTTGGTGGTAATATTAATCTAACAACACGAGACCCTAAATTGGATAGATTGCATGGTATGGCCTATGTTGATCTTCTAAATGCTGGAGCTCTGGTTCAAGGCCCTTTAGATAAAGATAAAAAGCATAGTTTTTGGCTTGGAGGGCGGGTAAGTTACATTGGACCTGTATTTAATTTGGTTACCGGTGATGATGATAATGTTCAGTTTAATACCGTCCCTCAATTTTTTGACTTGCAAGCCAATTACCAATGGAAAATTAATGAACAATGGACCTTTGATGTTTTAGGTTTTGGTGCGCAAGATGTTTTACGATTGAGAATTAAAGATAACGAAGACCCTAGCTTAAGAGGGGATATCAGTTTTAAAACAGCATTTTACCGATTTATTCCTCGCATACGGTACAGTTATGGAGAAAAAAATAGTGTATCTCTATCAACTGCACATGGCTTAGACTTTATTAATCAAGAGTTGGATGACTTTTTTTTTGATGCCACCAACTATGCTCCAACCATAAGAGGGGAGTGGCAACATCATTGGCATGATCAATTCAATACAGTTTTGGGTCTTGATACTAAGTTTACGCATTTTAAGGCAGATTTAAGTGTTCCTTCAGGGACATTTCAAAACTCAGAAAGTGATGCTGTTCCGGAAGCCTTAAGAGATGTAATTACAAAAACAATTGATGAAAAGTTTTGGGATTTGGGAGCCTATACACGATTTAATCTTAGTACAGAAAATCAAACATGGTTATTTTCACCCAATGTGCGCTTTGATTATTCTGAGCTAACCGATGAGTTTCATATTTCACCTCGTTTGGAAATTAGAAAAAAATTAAATCCTATTTGGACCTTACGTGCAGCCAGTGGCTTTTATTATCAAACACCACAAGCTCCTGAAGTTGAAGCCTCTTTTGGTAATCCGGATTTAAAAGATGTAAAATCTATTCATTACGCTTTGGGTGTTTTGTTTGATACGCGTATTGATAAAACAACGGGGCTGTTTGGGGATATGACTCTGTTTTACAGAGACATCAGTAATGTTGTTGTAGATACCGATGAATTGATTGATCGCAATGGCGTGCTTGAGCCTTTAAGGTATACCAATGGCGGAGACGGCTATGCGGCAGGTGCTCAGTGGGCTCTAAATTATAAACATAAAAAATTTGAGTCGGCGTTATCGTACACTTTGTTATGGAGTGAAAGAAAAGAAGAGGGAGAAGAGTTTAGACCTACCAATGGCGATCAACGTCATAACTTTAATATGCGTACACGGGTGTACTTAAATAATTGGGAGCTTTCAGCACGTTTACGTTATGTTTCTGGAGCAAGACATACACCAATTGTGGATGCTTACTATGATTTAGATAATGACATTTACATTCCTATTGAAGGTATTGAAAACTCTGAAAGAGTTCCTGACACGTTTCAACTGGATTTAAGAGCCGATAGAAAATGGCGTTTTGATCAGTGGATCATGTCTTTGTATATTGATATCTTAAATGTAACCAACCGTAAAAATGGTTTTGATTACGATTACAGTTTTGACTATTCATCAAGAGAAGTGGCAGCAGGTATTCCAGTATTGCCAACCTTTGGTATAAAAGGAGAATTTTAA
- a CDS encoding DHH family phosphoesterase, producing MSSNTFPKIELSVLERFFDDFPQGGKLLILTHDHPDPDSISSAAALAQIAQVLGKAKTTIAYGGIIGRAENAHMVKYLKLKLVPVEKVKFDKYDKIAMCDTQPTTGNNALPDGITPDLVIDHHPKIKATKDVPFVDIRLDYGATASILCEYLDKFDLQIDQSLATALLYGIKSETQDLGREAYAVDIESYLKLFPLANKKLLSKIVNPRVSEQYFKDLVYALQKAHWVGSALVSHLSDVDSPDIVPEVADLILRAEGCSWALCTGQYEGNLHCSIRTTNVRKDAGKLMKALMKSFGGTGGGHLLIAGGKIAAPGMEAWQIHELQQQLEEKFLKKIKKIDQSQSQLIEPEQ from the coding sequence GTGAGTAGTAACACATTTCCAAAAATTGAACTGAGTGTTTTAGAGCGTTTTTTTGATGATTTTCCGCAAGGAGGAAAGTTATTGATTTTAACCCACGACCATCCTGATCCAGACTCCATTTCAAGTGCAGCGGCTTTAGCTCAAATTGCACAAGTATTGGGTAAAGCAAAGACCACCATTGCCTATGGTGGTATTATTGGTAGAGCTGAAAATGCACACATGGTTAAATACTTAAAGTTAAAGTTGGTTCCGGTTGAAAAAGTTAAGTTTGATAAATACGATAAAATTGCCATGTGTGATACGCAACCGACAACCGGTAACAATGCGCTACCGGATGGGATTACTCCTGATTTGGTGATTGATCATCACCCTAAAATAAAAGCAACCAAAGATGTTCCATTTGTGGATATTCGTTTGGATTATGGAGCTACAGCCAGCATTTTATGTGAATATTTAGACAAATTTGATTTACAAATTGATCAAAGCTTAGCAACAGCATTGCTGTATGGAATTAAATCAGAAACCCAAGACTTGGGTAGAGAAGCTTATGCGGTTGATATTGAAAGTTATTTAAAACTGTTTCCACTGGCCAATAAAAAATTATTATCAAAAATTGTTAACCCAAGAGTATCGGAACAATATTTTAAAGATCTGGTTTACGCTTTGCAAAAAGCGCATTGGGTGGGCAGTGCATTGGTCAGTCATTTATCAGATGTTGATTCTCCAGATATTGTTCCTGAAGTAGCAGACTTGATTTTAAGAGCTGAAGGCTGCAGTTGGGCCTTGTGCACAGGTCAATATGAAGGGAATTTACACTGTTCTATTAGAACAACCAATGTCAGAAAAGATGCAGGAAAGTTGATGAAAGCATTGATGAAAAGTTTTGGTGGTACCGGCGGCGGACATTTGCTGATAGCCGGTGGTAAAATTGCTGCTCCAGGCATGGAAGCTTGGCAGATCCATGAGTTACAACAACAACTTGAAGAAAAATTTCTTAAAAAAATAAAAAAAATTGATCAAAGTCAGTCTCAACTTATTGAGCCAGAGCAATGA
- a CDS encoding biopolymer transporter ExbD: MAMQVNDNDEGLFEINITPFVDVVLVLLVIFMVTAPMMVQQALEVNLPQTQTADAIQKTTLSVGITANNQYLLNGKLMTLQTINEQAQKAFEESKNVQVIFAADLDSKHEAVVKAMDVLRQTGITQFAFQVIKKD, translated from the coding sequence ATGGCAATGCAAGTGAATGACAATGATGAAGGTTTGTTTGAGATCAACATTACACCTTTTGTGGATGTGGTTTTGGTGTTGCTGGTTATTTTTATGGTAACCGCTCCAATGATGGTACAGCAAGCCTTAGAGGTTAACTTGCCGCAAACACAGACAGCAGATGCAATTCAAAAAACAACCTTGTCTGTGGGTATTACAGCCAACAATCAATACTTACTTAATGGAAAATTGATGACCTTACAAACAATCAATGAACAAGCTCAAAAAGCGTTTGAAGAGTCCAAAAATGTACAAGTTATTTTTGCAGCGGACTTGGATTCAAAACATGAGGCAGTGGTTAAAGCCATGGATGTTTTAAGGCAAACTGGGATTACGCAATTTGCTTTTCAGGTGATTAAAAAAGACTAA
- a CDS encoding MotA/TolQ/ExbB proton channel family protein, whose translation MPVWMLIVEWLARLVLLLLLCLSVWSIAIMFDRKKYFSRILKDLPKANWDKELKNLDHSTMQTSDKLWHRAYAFIAKEKQEQKIEKAFETFTLQEKPTMNKGLSVLGTLGATAPFIGLFGTVLGIINAFGDLSINSQNTNKIMFLLAEALILTAVGLLVAIPAVIAFNYFKQKMNMVLERLVAMKNTYQNSQE comes from the coding sequence ATGCCTGTATGGATGTTGATTGTTGAATGGTTAGCCAGACTTGTTCTGCTGCTTTTGCTTTGTTTATCGGTTTGGTCAATTGCCATTATGTTTGATCGTAAAAAATACTTTTCACGTATTTTAAAAGATTTACCCAAGGCAAATTGGGATAAAGAATTAAAAAATTTAGATCACAGTACCATGCAAACTTCTGATAAACTTTGGCACAGAGCGTATGCATTTATAGCTAAAGAAAAGCAAGAACAGAAAATAGAAAAAGCCTTTGAAACATTCACCTTGCAAGAAAAGCCAACTATGAACAAAGGCCTTTCTGTCTTAGGAACTCTGGGGGCTACAGCACCGTTTATAGGTTTGTTTGGAACAGTTTTGGGTATCATCAATGCCTTTGGGGATTTATCCATTAACTCACAAAATACCAATAAAATCATGTTTCTTTTGGCTGAAGCCCTTATTCTGACTGCAGTAGGTTTGTTGGTGGCTATTCCTGCCGTGATTGCATTTAACTACTTCAAACAAAAAATGAATATGGTTTTAGAGCGTCTTGTGGCCATGAAGAATACCTATCAAAACTCACAGGAGTAA
- the nadA gene encoding quinolinate synthase NadA, whose translation MIELKYFEDIPSKQDIEQTALSSQDLIAEIERLKKEKNALILAHNYQKPEIHDIADKIGDSYGLSKMATEVDCDTIVFCGVRFMAETAYILNPDKTVLLPETEAGCGLADEITGEQLKQWKAENPGADTVMYINCSADVKAEADVCCTSSNALHIVENMPSDTILFGPDANLADWVSKTLKAKGSNKKIIPWQGYCPVHKAVSLDMLEKTIELHPDAVIIVHPECNPDVVAKADAVLSTSQMLDFVKDSPEQKFIIGTEIGLIQKAQKICPDKEIHPIYQHKSCDQSCACPYMKVTNLNSVLDSLKHDRFKITVEEDVRLKALKSVEKMLEIGLPKQ comes from the coding sequence ATGATTGAGTTAAAATACTTTGAAGATATTCCTTCCAAACAAGACATTGAGCAAACAGCTCTGTCCAGTCAGGACCTTATTGCTGAGATTGAGCGCTTAAAAAAAGAAAAAAACGCGCTTATTTTAGCTCACAATTATCAAAAACCAGAAATCCATGACATTGCCGATAAAATCGGAGATTCCTATGGCTTATCTAAAATGGCCACAGAAGTAGACTGTGACACCATTGTATTTTGTGGTGTACGTTTTATGGCTGAAACAGCTTATATTCTTAATCCAGATAAAACCGTATTATTACCTGAAACTGAAGCTGGCTGTGGATTGGCAGATGAAATAACCGGTGAACAGTTAAAGCAATGGAAAGCTGAAAACCCTGGCGCAGATACGGTGATGTATATCAATTGTAGTGCAGATGTTAAAGCTGAAGCGGATGTATGTTGCACCAGCTCCAATGCCCTGCATATTGTTGAGAACATGCCCAGCGACACCATACTCTTTGGTCCTGATGCAAATTTGGCTGACTGGGTCAGCAAAACCCTTAAAGCCAAGGGGTCCAATAAAAAAATCATTCCTTGGCAAGGCTACTGCCCTGTTCACAAAGCCGTTAGCCTAGATATGCTTGAAAAAACCATTGAACTGCATCCTGATGCCGTCATTATTGTTCATCCTGAGTGTAATCCAGACGTGGTAGCCAAAGCTGATGCCGTTTTAAGCACCAGTCAAATGTTGGATTTTGTTAAAGACAGCCCTGAACAAAAATTTATCATTGGTACAGAAATTGGCTTGATTCAAAAAGCCCAAAAAATCTGCCCGGATAAAGAGATTCATCCTATTTATCAACATAAAAGCTGTGACCAATCCTGCGCATGTCCTTACATGAAAGTGACCAACCTCAACAGCGTTTTAGATTCATTAAAGCACGATCGTTTTAAAATAACCGTTGAAGAAGATGTGAGGTTGAAAGCCTTAAAATCTGTAGAAAAAATGCTTGAAATTGGCTTACCAAAACAGTGA
- a CDS encoding TonB family protein, which produces MREALKKSLWLHALLVGPVTVLVVLQSMVRVPVLDKVEFEVIEKTISSDKKIVKIEEQEVNSVKQNEKQERIFEQPVKEVFGLQKDTLLDEGSNADNTVSIKKGNTVLKEQDNEIAENDDPLPVPKPEYMVTQMPILIKKVTPVYPKKAKDSGFETTVELNVLIDEKGIVRLVKLVDDPGMGIGQAAIEAMRQFKFKPAKIAGKPVAVEIRYEIEFEINS; this is translated from the coding sequence ATGCGCGAAGCTTTAAAAAAATCATTATGGCTTCATGCTTTGTTGGTGGGGCCGGTAACTGTTCTTGTAGTATTACAAAGTATGGTGAGAGTCCCTGTTTTAGATAAAGTTGAGTTTGAAGTCATCGAAAAAACCATTTCCAGTGATAAAAAAATTGTCAAAATTGAAGAACAAGAAGTCAACTCAGTCAAACAAAATGAAAAACAAGAACGCATCTTTGAACAACCGGTAAAAGAGGTGTTTGGTTTGCAAAAAGACACCTTACTTGATGAAGGTTCCAATGCCGATAACACGGTATCCATTAAAAAAGGCAATACAGTTTTAAAAGAACAAGATAATGAGATTGCAGAAAATGATGATCCCTTGCCTGTGCCAAAACCAGAATACATGGTGACACAGATGCCCATACTTATTAAAAAAGTTACGCCGGTATATCCAAAAAAGGCTAAAGACAGTGGCTTTGAAACCACAGTTGAACTGAATGTTCTTATAGACGAAAAAGGAATTGTTAGGCTAGTAAAGCTTGTTGACGATCCCGGTATGGGGATAGGTCAGGCAGCGATTGAGGCCATGAGACAATTTAAATTTAAGCCTGCAAAAATAGCGGGAAAACCTGTAGCAGTGGAGATAAGGTATGAAATTGAGTTTGAAATTAATTCCTAA